One segment of Panicum virgatum strain AP13 chromosome 3K, P.virgatum_v5, whole genome shotgun sequence DNA contains the following:
- the LOC120697407 gene encoding ribosome biogenesis protein NOP53 isoform X1 yields MGKASKGSRKGKKAWRANISTDDIDDFFEKQTRDAHAGAAAIPSLPSDSLFYVDKPAASTSATSASDTPTKAEIRLLLPDIPAKRKIEKKREKVLYHESLLKRNPFVQPIPSSVVGKKDKKKAKKELQEKHGEKSVPMEDDSAEKNLDIWAGDGNGDTKAKKRSTTSVIPAVEVEAPGCSFNPPFEAHQDALAQAVADERHKTLMKELGPTPVPLIVPGEAITEEDKFFLDADDGDEDVADDDGDQDADASVGQRKNKTKRVTRVEMNKRARRKERLRAEAEAKKMENISKEIDSLPNIIDAIAKEDEEKEKRRLRRTVVKEERLKSGPPRLGRHKFEPAPVQVLLTEEISGSLRKLKGCCNLVRDRYKSIEKRGILAPSKKISKRR; encoded by the exons atggggaagGCGTCGAAGGGCTCGCGGAAGGGGAAGAAGGCGTGGCGTGCCAACATCAGCACCGACGACATCGACGACTTTTTCGAGAAGCAGACGCGCGACGCCCACGCCGGTGCTGCTGCCATCCCCTCGCTCCCCTCTGATTCCCTTTTCTACGTCGACAAGCCCGCCGCATCCACTTCAGCAACTAGCGCCTCTGACACACCAACCAAAG CTGAAATTCGATTACTGCTCCCAGATATTCCTGCCAAAAGGAAGATTGAGAAGAAGCGAGAGAAGGTTCTTTACCATGAGAGTTTGTTGAAGCGGAACCCATTTGTACAGCCAATCCCATCTTCTGTGGTGGGCAAGAAGGATAAGAAGAAGGCGAAGAAGGAATTGCAGGAGAAACATGGAGAAAAAAGTGTCCCCATG GAAGATGATTCTGCTGAAAAGAACCTTGACATATGGGCTGGGGATGGTAATGGAGATACCAAGGCCAAAAAG AGATCTACTACATCAGTGATTCCTGCTGTTGAAGTTGAGGCCCCAGGATGCTCATTTAATCCTCCATTCGAAGCACATCAA GATGCTCTTGCTCAAGCAGTTGCTGACGAAAGGCACAAAACACTTATGAAAGAGTTAGGGCCCACACCTGTACCACTTATAGTTCCTGGTGAAGCTATAACTGAAGAAGAT AAATTCTTTCTTGACGCTGATGATGGAGATGAAGATGTCGCAGACGATGATGGAGATCAGGATGCTGATGCTTCGGTTGGACAAAG gaagaacaaaacaaaaagagtTACAAGAGTGGAAATGAACAAAAGAGCTCGTCGTAAGGAGAGGTTAAGagcagaggcagaagcaaagaaaatggaaaatatTTCAAAAGAAATAGATAG CTTGCCAAATATAATTGATGCGATAGCTAAAGAGGatgaggaaaaggaaaagaggcgCTTACGGCGAACTGTGGTTAAAGAGGAGAGGCTTAAATCAGGCCCACCTCGTCTGGGCAGACACAA ATTTGAACCAGCTCCTGTTCAAGTTCTATTGACTGAAGAGATTAGTGGCTCTCTTAGAAAGCTAAAG GGGTGTTGTAATCTTGTGAGGGATCGCTACAAGAGCATTGAGAAACGTGGAATACTTGCACCAAGCAAGAAAATAAG CAAACGTCGGTAG
- the LOC120697407 gene encoding ribosome biogenesis protein NOP53 isoform X2: MGKASKGSRKGKKAWRANISTDDIDDFFEKQTRDAHAGAAAIPSLPSDSLFYVDKPAASTSATSASDTPTKDIPAKRKIEKKREKVLYHESLLKRNPFVQPIPSSVVGKKDKKKAKKELQEKHGEKSVPMEDDSAEKNLDIWAGDGNGDTKAKKRSTTSVIPAVEVEAPGCSFNPPFEAHQDALAQAVADERHKTLMKELGPTPVPLIVPGEAITEEDKFFLDADDGDEDVADDDGDQDADASVGQRKNKTKRVTRVEMNKRARRKERLRAEAEAKKMENISKEIDSLPNIIDAIAKEDEEKEKRRLRRTVVKEERLKSGPPRLGRHKFEPAPVQVLLTEEISGSLRKLKGCCNLVRDRYKSIEKRGILAPSKKISKRR, translated from the exons atggggaagGCGTCGAAGGGCTCGCGGAAGGGGAAGAAGGCGTGGCGTGCCAACATCAGCACCGACGACATCGACGACTTTTTCGAGAAGCAGACGCGCGACGCCCACGCCGGTGCTGCTGCCATCCCCTCGCTCCCCTCTGATTCCCTTTTCTACGTCGACAAGCCCGCCGCATCCACTTCAGCAACTAGCGCCTCTGACACACCAACCAAAG ATATTCCTGCCAAAAGGAAGATTGAGAAGAAGCGAGAGAAGGTTCTTTACCATGAGAGTTTGTTGAAGCGGAACCCATTTGTACAGCCAATCCCATCTTCTGTGGTGGGCAAGAAGGATAAGAAGAAGGCGAAGAAGGAATTGCAGGAGAAACATGGAGAAAAAAGTGTCCCCATG GAAGATGATTCTGCTGAAAAGAACCTTGACATATGGGCTGGGGATGGTAATGGAGATACCAAGGCCAAAAAG AGATCTACTACATCAGTGATTCCTGCTGTTGAAGTTGAGGCCCCAGGATGCTCATTTAATCCTCCATTCGAAGCACATCAA GATGCTCTTGCTCAAGCAGTTGCTGACGAAAGGCACAAAACACTTATGAAAGAGTTAGGGCCCACACCTGTACCACTTATAGTTCCTGGTGAAGCTATAACTGAAGAAGAT AAATTCTTTCTTGACGCTGATGATGGAGATGAAGATGTCGCAGACGATGATGGAGATCAGGATGCTGATGCTTCGGTTGGACAAAG gaagaacaaaacaaaaagagtTACAAGAGTGGAAATGAACAAAAGAGCTCGTCGTAAGGAGAGGTTAAGagcagaggcagaagcaaagaaaatggaaaatatTTCAAAAGAAATAGATAG CTTGCCAAATATAATTGATGCGATAGCTAAAGAGGatgaggaaaaggaaaagaggcgCTTACGGCGAACTGTGGTTAAAGAGGAGAGGCTTAAATCAGGCCCACCTCGTCTGGGCAGACACAA ATTTGAACCAGCTCCTGTTCAAGTTCTATTGACTGAAGAGATTAGTGGCTCTCTTAGAAAGCTAAAG GGGTGTTGTAATCTTGTGAGGGATCGCTACAAGAGCATTGAGAAACGTGGAATACTTGCACCAAGCAAGAAAATAAG CAAACGTCGGTAG